The following proteins are encoded in a genomic region of Periophthalmus magnuspinnatus isolate fPerMag1 chromosome 21, fPerMag1.2.pri, whole genome shotgun sequence:
- the LOC117388885 gene encoding trace amine-associated receptor 6-like, with protein sequence METAELCFPHLHNSSCIKYQANIFEINLVSVLLSLLSTLTAALNLLVIISISHFRQLHSTTNLILLSLAVSDLIVGLVDIPIFGTMWKVCWYFGELLCGLVYLVPCTSIMASVGTVVLISVDRYVAICDPMHYPTRMTEKVVGVSISVCWIYAFLAASQARAIRSNTTTMISKTSRKSEIKAARNLGILVLVYLMCHSPYYFVAFSEANILVFGVPIQLVSIYLYFLNACINPLMYAMLYPWFRKAIKLVVTLQILKHGSCDLKIL encoded by the exons ATGGAGACTGCGGAACTTTGCTTTCCACATCTCCACAACAGCTCCTGCATTAAGTACCAGGCTAACATATTTGAGATTAATCTTGTAAGTgtcctgctctctctgctctccactCTCACAGCTGCACTCAACCTGCTGGTCATCATCTCTATTTCTCACTTCAG gCAACTCCACTCTACCACTAATCTCATTCTGCTGTCACTGGCTGTCTCAGACTTGATTGTCGGCCTCGTGGACATACCAATTTTTGGTACAATGTGGAAAGTATGTTGGTACTTTGGTGAACTTTTATGTGGTCTTGTCTACCTTGTGCCTTGTACCTCGATTATGGCTTCGGTTGGAACTGTAGTGCTCATTTCAGTGGACCGTTATGTGGCAATTTGTGATCCTATGCATTATCCGACAAGAATGACAGAAAAGGTAGTCGGTGTCAGTATTTCAGTGTGTTGGATCTATGCTTTTTT GGCTGCGTCACAGGCACGAGCCATACGttctaatactacaactatgaTATCCAAAACTTCCAGGAAATCGGAAATTAAAGCTGCCAGGAATTTGGGCATTCTTGTGCTGGTATATCTGATGTGCCACTCACCGTACTATTTTGTAGCCTTCTCAGAGGCCAATATATTAGTATTTGGTGTTCCCATTCAGCTTGTATCTATTTACTTATACTTTTTAAATGCCTGTATTAACCCTCTCATGTATGCCATGCTCTATCCCTGGTTTAGAAAAGCCATCAAACTCGTTGTCACATTGCAGATACTGAAGCATGGATCATGTGACTTGAAAATTCTATAG
- the LOC117389722 gene encoding trace amine-associated receptor 7e-like — MPPKLHYAIIPGDSFVVSWTQRTSAARDKLELDEEVSLKMETEEEALCFPHLLNSSCRKSQSHSFHVYFVYALLTLISLFTTILNLLVIISIAHFRQLHSSTNLILLSLAVSDFLIGLVVIPIHGLMWRTCWFFGDILCALYYLLPSSLTTSSVETVVLISVDRYLAIIDPLHYQIRMTDKVVNRSISLCWLYAFIYAIFISFDNLQNPGKYKSCDGECMVHFSKEADIIFVFVIPVIIIIVLYMRVFVVAMSQARIMRSHVTTVTCKASKNTEIKAARNLGIVVIVYLMCYCPYYCVAYSGVNLLFLGAPIEMVMLFLMLFNSCLNPLIYAMLYPWFRKTIELIVTLKILRSGSRDFMVL; from the exons ATGCCACCTAAACTTCATTATGCAATTATCCCTGGTGATAGTTTTGTAGTCAGTTggacacagaggacatcagCTGCAAGAGATAAATTGGAGCTTGACGAGGAGGTTAGTCTGAAGATGGAGACTGAAGAGGAAGCGCTGTGCTTCCCTCATCTCCTCAACAGCTCCTGCAGAAAGAGCCAGAGTCACTCATTTCACGTGTATTTTGTTTATGCCCTGCTTACCCTCATCTCCTTGTTCACCACCATCCTTAACCTACTGGTCATCATCTCCATTGCACACTTTAG ACAGCTTCACTCCTCCACTaacctcatcctcctctccctcgctgTGTCTGACTTCCTCATTGGCCTAGTGGTAATACCGATTCATGGGCTGATGTGGAGGACCTGTTGGTTTTTTGGGGACATTTTGTGTGCTTTGTATTACCTTCTTCCTTCATCTTTAACTACAAGTTCAGTTGAAACAGTAGTTCTCATTTCAGTAGACCGTTACTTAGCCATTATTGACCCATTGCATTACCAAATCAGAATGACTGACAAAGTGGTTAATCGCAGCATTTCATTGTGTTGGTTGTACGCATTTAtttatgctatttttatttcatttgacaaCTTGCAAAACCCTGGCAAATATAAGTCGTGCGATGGGGAGTGCATGGTTCACTTCTCCAAGGAAGCTGatatcatttttgtgtttgtcatACCAGTGATTATCATCATTGTCCTGTATATGAGAGTGTTTGTAGTAGCTATGTCCCAGGCGCGAATCATGCGATCTCATGTTACTACGGTGACATGTAAAGCCTCCAAAAACACTGAGATTAAAGCTGCTAGGAACCTAGGTATTGTAGTGATTGTGTATCTGATGTGTTACTGTCCCTACTACTGTGTGGCCTATTCTGGGGTCAACCTACTGTTTCTGGGGGCTCCAATAGAAATGGTCATGCTCTTCCTCATGCTGTTTAACTCCTGCCTAAACCCTCTGATCTATGCTATGCTTTACCCATGGTTTAGGAAAACTATTGAACTCATTGTCACACTTAAGATTCTGAGATCTGGGTCACGAGACTTTATGGTCCTCTAA
- the LOC117389777 gene encoding trace amine-associated receptor 7e-like, producing METEEEALCFPHLLNSSCRKSQSHSFHVYFVYALLTLISLFTTILNLLVIISIAHFRQLHSSTNLILLSLAVSDFLIGLVVIPIHGLMWRTCWFFGDILCALYHLLPLSLTTGSVGTVVLISVDRYLAIIDPLHYQIRMTDKVVNRSISLCWLYAFIYAIFISFDNLQNPGKYKSCNGECMVHFSKEADIIFVFVIPVIIIIVLYMRVFVVAMSQARIMRSHVTMMTCKACKNTEIKAARNLGIVVIVYLMCYCPYYCVAYSGVNLLFLGAPIEMVMLFLMLFNSCLNPLIYAMLYPWFRKTIELIVTLKILKSGSRDFMVL from the exons ATGGAGACTGAAGAGGAAGCGCTGTGCTTCCCTCATCTCCTCAACAGCTCCTGCAGAAAGAGCCAGAGTCACTCATTTCACGTGTATTTTGTTTATGCCCTGCTTACCCTCATCTCCTTGTTCACCACCATCCTTAACCTACTGGTCATCATCTCCATTGCACACTTTAG ACAGCTTCACTCCTCCACTaacctcatcctcctctccctcgctgTCTCTGACTTCCTCATTGGCCTAGTGGTGATACCGATTCATGGGCTGATGTGGAGGACCTGTTGGTTTTTTGGGGACATTTTGTGTGCTTTGTATCACCTTCTTCCTTTATCTTTAACTACAGGTTCAGTGGGAACAGTAGTTCTCATTTCAGTAGACCGTTACTTAGCCATTATTGACCCATTGCATTACCAAATCAGAATGACTGACAAAGTGGTTAATCGCAGCATTTCATTGTGTTGGTTGTACGCATTTAtttatgctatttttatttcatttgacaaCTTGCAAAACCCTGGCAAATATAAGTCATGCAATGGGGAGTGCATGGTTCACTTCTCCAAGGAAGCTGatatcatttttgtgtttgtcatACCAGTGATTATCATCATTGTCCTGTATATGAGAGTGTTTGTAGTAGCTATGTCCCAGGCGCGAATCATGCGATCTCATGTTACTATGATGACGTGCAAAGCCTGCAAAAACACTGAGATTAAAGCTGCTAGGAACCTAGGTATTGTAGTGATTGTGTATCTGATGTGTTACTGTCCCTACTACTGTGTGGCCTATTCTGGGGTCAACCTACTGTTTCTGGGGGCTCCAATAGAAATGGTCATGCTCTTCCTCATGCTGTTTAACTCCTGCCTAAATCCTCTGATCTATGCTATGCTTTACCCATGGTTTAGGAAAACTATTGAACTCATTGTCACTCTTAAGATTCTGAAATCTGGGTCACGAGACTTTATGGTCCTCTAA
- the LOC129457315 gene encoding trace amine-associated receptor 7e-like, translated as METEEAELCFPHLHNSSCRKPLKHTSETYITLMLYTLMTIAIILLNLLVIVSIAHFRQLHSASNFILLSLAVSDFLVGLVVSPFVNYIMIACWYFGEILCAFFYVVTCIVLCASVGTIVLISIDRYIAISDPLRYSTKMNSKTVNISISICWMNALLYSVFVMFENWLNLGAYKSCHGECVISFLKEVDLIWAFVLPIAIIIILYFQVFLVVVSQSRAMRSHVAAVNYKNTKKSETKAAKNLGLVVLVYVLCYCPYYCVAYSDTLAIASPVQTFIFFLLFINSALNPLIYTMIYPWFRKSIKLIVTLQILRSGSRDFLIL; from the exons ATGGAGACCGAGGAGGCAGAACTGTGCTTTCCACATCTCCACAACAGCTCTTGCAGAAAACCTCTGAAGCACACCTCTGAGACTTACATCACTCTAATGCTGTATACTCTCATGACAATCGCCATTATTCTGCTCAACCTGCTGGTCATCGTCTCTATTGCACATTTCAG GCAGCTCCATTCTGCTTCTaacttcatcctcctgtccctgGCTGTGTCGGATTTCTTGGTTGGCCTCGTGGTGTCACCATTTGTAAACTATATTATGATCGCTTGTTGGTATTTCGGGGAAATTCTTTGTGCTTTCTTTTATGTTGTAACCTGTATTGTATTATGTGCCTCAGTAGGTACAATAGTTCTTATTTCCATAGACCGTTACATTGCAATTAGCGACCCACTGCGCTACTCCACTAAAATGAATAGTAAAACAGTTAACATAAGTATTTCTATTTGTTGGATGAATGCACTTctttacagtgtttttgttatgtttgaGAATTGGCTCAATCTCGGGGCATATAAATCCTGCCACGGAGAATGTGTGATTTCTTTTTTGAAAGAAGTTGACCTCATTTGGGCTTTTGTCCTACCAATTGCAATCATTATCATCCTGTATTTCCAAGTTTTTCTTGTAGTGGTGTCCCAGTCCAGAGCCATGCGTTCTCATGTTGCAGCTGTAAAttataaaaacaccaagaaatCTGAGACTAAAGCGGCCAAGAATCTGGGCCTTGTTGTGCTAGTCTATGTTCTCTGTTATTGTCCCTACTACTGTGTAGCCTACTCAGATACTTTAGCTATAGCTTCTCCAGTTCAAACCTTTATATTTTTTCTACTCTTTATCAATTCAGCCCTAAACCCTCTCATCTACACCATGATCTACCCCTGGTTCAGAAAATCGATAAAGCTCATTGTAActctgcagattttgaggtctggATCACGAGATTTTTTGATTTtatag